The genomic stretch TGAACCTCTGGATGTGCAGATGTGTGATGTAACAGTCCTGGATCAGAACTACAGGAATGATTTGATGCTTTGTTGTTATCTCTAAGGAATGGAAACAGATCTGAGATCACTGACTCAAAATCAAACCTTCCAACAATGTGACTTCATGTTTCCTTCAGATTCTTCTCATGCATTCATCTCACACCTTCATATTGGTCATTCCTCTGCTGGAGGATATGAACTGCTGTAAAAGCAAGCGAGAGTCCCGACAGAGTCAAAACAAGGTGCTGAGTTAAAAATGGCTGCCTGCCTGCTGCACCCACAGCACAGCGCGTCAATCCAGAACACTAACAGGAAACATGGGGGGGTGTTATCTGATGATCAGGACTTTAGAAGCCACCGTATGTAACGATCTATTTGTTCAGATATCTAATCTCAACACTTTTTAAGGTCAGTATCTGTTTTCACAGACGAGGTGACACATCGGACACGGAAAGGAATGTAAATGCAtcactaataataatcataatcgtCGTCTTCAACTTAGAAACGGCTTCGTGTGGAAGGCAGACGAATGGAAATACTCGCAGACGAGCCGCTCTAAAAGAAAACCTGGAGTATCTCCGGTAAAGTTAACCGTTAGACTGAACAGCCGTCCATCAGGAGTTCATCTCCAAAGAGGAATGAGTTTGAAACATCGGAAAATACACTTAtgttttgctttcttgctgagagttagacgATAAGATCGATCTTGTGTCCGTACAGTGAATATATAGctacagccagttagcttagcttagcttagtttgGCTAAAAAGACTGGAAACGGGACACAGTTAGCCTTCCTCTGTCAAACAGTAACACATCTGCACCTCATCTTCACGTTGTGGTTTTCCAGCAGGATGTGTGTCAGAACAAGAGCTTCTGGAAGCCTCTGATGATGATCGGGTACAACGTTTGGTGCTTAATATAATTACGTGAACAACAAAGTGCAAATTAACTGGTTATTGCACGTTAGAGCTGCAGcaattagtcgactaatcaATTAGTCgatcaaaaacatgaaataattcAGCTCATAATCCCCTAAAACACGCAGCTTGTACTTCTGTAGGTGCTTGCAGACAGATGTGTTACATCTGGACAAAAGCAGGCTAGCTGTTCCCCcctgctaagctaagctaagctaagcttacTTCCTCCTGGCTCCTGCGTCAGAGCGGCGTCATCGTCGTCATCTAACTCTCTCCAAGATAAACATATTTCCTAAACTGCTGTTGTGTTCCTTTAATGTCTCGCAGcacttcctcctgcagctccaaACTTAATTCTCTGTACTTTTTTGTGTCGTAGGCAAATATTCAAGACCTCTGGTGATTCGCTGCCCCCTTGCCATGAGACCTCTTACCCCTCCGCATCGTTCCTCCCTCTTTGCTTTTCAAAATGAGCGTGAATCGAAGACACGGTGCGACCGTCCAGACACATCAAGGTGAGCGATGCATGGATGTCAGCTGACGGGGGAGATGAAGATGGAGGGggagtgtttctgtttgtttgggttttatCTGACGGTGACTCCGAGCTTCTCCAGCACTCGCGTCCCTTTCTCCTCGTACTCCTCCCGCGTCATCCAGAAGCTGTCCTTGTCCTTCATGATGTCGGCCAGCACGGCGCCGCCCAGGAACACCATGTGTTTACGCCGAGGAGGGTCCTCTATCCTGATCTTGAATTTCTGCGATGGAGACGAGGCGGAGAGCGTTaacagagaagaggaagggATAATAACAACATGTTGAAACCCCCGCCGCCCTGCGAGGTCCCTAAAATAGACCGATTGTCTATTAATTACAGGTTGGAGGATTTCCCAGAGCGGCGGCAGAGTGAGCTTCCTGTCAGGGAGATGGAGGAACAATGAGGTTATATTTTCACCCTGTCATCACGGGACCATGACAAGGGGAGATGACTGTGAGGTGGTGAAGTCATTAACAAGACTGAGGCTGCAGCACCTCCTAGTGGCAGAAACACTAACTGCACATGGACTCTGAGGGAAGGAGCTTCTTCACTGGTGTTTCTGTCACTGATCAACTCGAACACGTTTGTGTCTAAAATTAACTGAAGATAAAGGATGTGAACGTACGCTGCACAACTCTAAtttcatttaataaataaaaataattgctAAATGTTAGTCTAAGAGCTTTATATCTTTATGATTTAAACAAGTTATGTGATCAGTGGGACACAGGATAAGATATCTGCTGATACAACAGCCAGTTTTGATTCATCACAGAGGCGTGCGATCAACATGAGAGGATGactgtctctttttttgcttttagtCATAAAGAGGGAAAATGAGACATAAAGAACAGTAAAGAATCGTCAACAGTTAAGTGCAGTAAAGTTTACTTTACAAATTTGTCTCAACATCAACTTCAAGGAGGCAAAGCAACTGTTTTTTATAGTCCCGGTTACTATGTGGATATCACAGCCGAGCAGCAAGCAGACTTTCTACTCTACTCTTAACTTTCTCTGACAGCTTCACAACTTACATGTATAATTTACACCTTTTCTTACTCACTGCTGGTTTACGTCACTACATCTCTGCTTGAATTTCAGCCTGAACACACATTTCTTAAGCCTAATACTGTTAAAAACGGAGCAGCTACTATTAGCGTAGCGAGAGCAACAAGTAAGTGGAGCAGGATGAGTCTCCTCTCCAAAATCGAAAATATTTCCACACATGCTGATTTCCCACGTGCAGACCTTCACCTGCCCGGCGCTTGTACTGTGCGAGTGTTTAAGATGGAGGCGAGCTTGGATGAAGAAGGTGACAGTCGTGGCATGGCTTTTTCAGCTATTTATCATCTTTAATAAACCCCATGTTTTGGTCGTCCAACCATCATCAGGTCAGCTAATGTTTAATGTAACTACTGTTGTTTCTGGACGCCTGTACTCACCGACAGCTTGTCCACGTCTCCCTTCAGAACTCGCTCCAGGTACAGCTGCTTCAGTTCACGCTCCAGGCGGGACGGCAGGCCGGGATACATGGTGGAGCCTCCAGACAGGACGATGTGCTTGTAGAACTCGGATCTGATCGCACAAACACAATCATAGATGGAGATATATGTTGCTGCTGAATGTTGTTGTTACAGAGAGATTTATTGACCTTTATCGATTTACATTCTGTTTAAGAAGCTTTTTAACAGCATCAACACAACTGTTGGAACTTCTTGGAATTTAAAGATGTCAACGGTAAATATTCGAGTTCAGTCATAACTCAAATGTTCAATATTTTTCCAGGACAATTTCGGCTCTGATGTCAGAATTCAAGCCCCGTCAGCTCACCTGGTGTCGATGTCTGCGGCCTGGATGGTGTTGAAGAGCAGCTCGGCCACGCCCACCCCCTCCACGTTGATGAGGTGAGGCTGGAACAGAGCCTCGGGAGCTTCAAAGCGTTCACCTCCCACCTTGATCACCCTGCCGTCCGGGagctgaggacacacacaaacgttcTCCTCTCAAAAAAAGTCCTCAACACTTCTCtccatttgttttctcttcagtgttgaagAATCAGATAACTTATAGTTCTTTAAAATGAACTGACCGTGTACGACTCGACCAGCACCGTCGTCTCCAGCGCCAGCTTCTGCTCCTGTTCGATGTTATAACCGACGTAGCAAagcttctccttcatcatcctcaCCGTCTCGAAGTCGGCTGAATGGTTGAAGGCGTAGcctcgcagcagcagcagctgatggaggacagacagacagacagacgaacagacagacagacaggatctGGTGGTTAGCATTATTGTCAAAGCACTAATGTAAAACAACACGTGTTCTGATTTCCAGCAGGTGATACTGAAACatcaacataaaaaacaaaaacaagttgttAAAGATCATAAAATAAATTTGACATAGAGACAAAAGAAAATCTGGATTATGTTGACAtttaaggcaaggcaaggcaaggcaagtttatttgtatagcacaattcagacacaaggcaactcaaagtgctttacaggcacacacaaattacattaaaagacaaacatttcatttaaaagacattaaaaattgcattataaaaaaaaaaaaaaactcagagtaataatgcagttcaaagacttgaattgcttcagttaaaagcagtggcaaaaagaaatgttttaagtcttgatttaaaagaggtgagtgtt from Sparus aurata chromosome 1, fSpaAur1.1, whole genome shotgun sequence encodes the following:
- the LOC115596694 gene encoding actin-related protein 2-B, translated to MDSQGRKVVVCDNGTGFVKCGYAGSNFPEHIFPALVGRPIIRSTAKVGNIEIKDLMVGDEASELRSMLEVNYPMENGIVRNWDDMKHLWDYTFGPEKLNISSRDCKILLTEPPMNPTKNREKIIEVMFETYQFTGVYIAIQAVLTLYAQGLLTGVVVDSGDGVTHICPVYEGFSLPHLTRRLDIAGRDITRYLIKLLLLRGYAFNHSADFETVRMMKEKLCYVGYNIEQEQKLALETTVLVESYTLPDGRVIKVGGERFEAPEALFQPHLINVEGVGVAELLFNTIQAADIDTRSEFYKHIVLSGGSTMYPGLPSRLERELKQLYLERVLKGDVDKLSKFKIRIEDPPRRKHMVFLGGAVLADIMKDKDSFWMTREEYEEKGTRVLEKLGVTVR